The DNA sequence TCCGGTATCCCGGCGGCCGTCGGATACGCGCAAGGCTCGGGCATCCCGTACGGACAGGGACTGATGAAGAACGCCTACGTGGGCCGCACCTTCATTCAGCCGTCGCAGACCATCCGTCAGCTTGGTATCCGCTTGAAGCTCAACCCGCTTCGTGAAGTCATCCGCGGCAAGCGGCTTGTGGTGGTGGATGATTCGATCGTCCGCGGCAACACCCAGCGCGCGTTGGTGCGAATGCTGCGCGAGGCCGGGGCGGCCGAGGTGCATGTGCGCATTGCCTCCCCGCCGGTGCGCTGGCCATGCTTCTATGGCATCGATTTCGCTTCTCCCGCAGAACTTATCGCTAACGCGGTGGAATCGGACGACGAGATGCTCGATGGCGTCCGGACCGCTATTGGTGCCGACAGCCTCGGTTACATTTCGGCTGAAGGAATGGTCGCGGCCACCACGGAACCCCGGTCGCGGCTGTGCTGTGCGTGCTTCGACGGCAACTACCCGATCGAGCTGCCCAAGGAAACGGCGCTGGGCAAGAACGTGGTCGAGAACATGCTCGCGGCGACCGCACGGGAGAGATCAAGCGACAGCGCGGATTCCGTTCAGGCGCGTTAAGTGTCACGTCCCCGCGGCGGGTACTCCTCGACGACGGTGACGTCCCGAAGTACCTCGGAGCTGCTCTTGATGAGCTCGATCTGGGTGTCGATCATGCCGTCGAGTGCCGTCATGAAGGAATGCTGAAGGTCGCCGGTCAAGATCACTTCGTCGATCAGCACGAACAGCTCGGCCCTGACCGACGGCGCCTGCTCGTAGACGTTGAGCACGACGGTGGCGGTCGCACCCTGTAGTCCTTTCGACACCACCTGGTAGCGGCCTCGACGGTCGGCGAGAAGTTGTGCCGTGTGGGTGATTTCGACGATCACCCAATCGATGGGCGTCATCAGGCCGGCTATTCCGGCCTGTGTGGTGAATTCGTCGCCGACGGTGAAGTCACTGAGCCGACGAGCCGTATCGGCGAAGACCAGGGGTGCGTGATTGCCGGGCTCGATGTCGCCGGCTGAGGGTAGTTCGAAGCGGGCGACCGAAGAGATTTCCTCGAGGCTGCGAGAGAACTCGAATCGTCGCTCAGCCGATAGCAAACTTCCCCCCTCGGATTCCCTTGGCCCGAGGTTATGTGATGGAGCGGGAGCGTGCGATGACCGAATGGGGCGAATTACTTGACCGAACGTGCACCGTTTCGGTACTGGGCCGGCGAAGCGCCCGTCCAGCGGCGGAAGGCGCGAGTAAAGGCGCTCAGCTCCGAAAAGCCAAGGCGGATCGATAGATCGCTAAGAGATTCCATTCCGCCCTCGAGGCTTCTGATGGCCTCAGCGCGCAGCGCGGTATCTCTGATCTCTCGCACCGAGGTGCCGAACTCGCTTCGGAGTGAACGCTGGAGCGCGGAGGGCGTCATGTTCAACGCCGTCGCGATATCGCGCACGGTCGGAATTCCCTGCCCGATACTCGATGCGACGATTCGTTCGACGCGCTCGGGCAGCTGCTGGCGGTCACTATGAACGTTGAACCAGATCTGCTCCGGGTTCTCGAGGAGGGATGTGATTTCTTCCTCGGTGCGCAGAACCGGAGCATCGAGGAGCTTGGCGTCCAGAATTATTGCGGCCGAACCACTGTCGAACTCTATCGGCGCCTTGAGTATGTTGCTGCGGTTGGATCGCCCGGCCGCGCGAGCCTGAGGAAGGCAAATACGGTCCAGGTGTATCGACCGCATGGTCAACCAGCTCCACATCCGGACTACGGCGGCGAGAATCCATTCCGTGACTGTGGCGTCGGGCAATCTGAGTGTTGATACCTCTATCGCCACGGTCGCGAGGTCGCCAGATCTGGCCACCGTCATGTTCGGCACCAGAGGCATGGCGTCGCGGAATACCACCCAGCGGGCAAAAGCCGCACCGACAGTCTCGGAAGTCGCGAGACTGAACATCAGAAGCTGGAGTGTCTCGGGTGGGATCGGCTCCGGGCTGCTGCCAAATGACAGGTCTGCCGTGCGGGCGAGGGTCTCACGTATTACGGTGCGGATCTGCTCGGGGCCGACCATCGCAGGTTCGCCGGCGAGAAACCGTGGCGAAACCTGCACATTCATCAGCATTTTGGCTGCGTCCATGCCCTGCCGCTGTGCCAACTCCGCCACCAGGGTGCCCCATCGCGGCGGGATAGACAGCTGCTCCACGTCACCTCCTGAATCAAGATCCGAGAGGTGATCTTGGTATAGATTATTGCCAGTTTCAACTACCCCGGTACTGCGGCACGTCAATTCCACGCGCGCGCAGGGCCTCTGCCACCTTGGTCAGGAGGCGAAGCAGCTCCACCTGTTCCCTGACCGGGAGGTCGTCGAAGAGCGCCGCAGAGACCAGTTCCGAGGGGCCGAGTTCTGTCTTGGCGATTTTCCTTCCTGCATCCGTGATTTCGACACAGGTGATCCGTCGGTCGCGCTCGTGGGGTACCCGCTGGACCAGGCTCTCTCTTTCGAGGCCGTCAATGAGCACCGTCATGTTCCGTGGGGACATGCCGAGATACTCGCCGAGTTCGCTCATTCCGGCGGGCTCGGTTCGGGTGGACAGGCCGAGGAGCACCGTGGCGCGGGGCACGGTCATGCCGCCGTCGGTGGGGATGTTCGAACGGGCCCACTGTGTGAGGGCCTTCGATGACTTCAGCAGGGCGAAGAGCAGTTCGCGCGTCGTTGTGCTTGACATGGCCATTCTTAACAATTGATACTATTTCCAGTGATATGTTAACTGTCATCCTAGACGTCCCGGAAGGCCGACATGAGCGAATCCACCCCCCAACACACCGTCGTCATGACGGGTGCCACCGCGGGACTCGGTGCGCACGCCGCCAAACTTCTTGCCGAACATTCGAATACGCGCCTGATTGTGGGTGCGCGCGGCACCGGCAGGGATGTTCCCGGCGCCCAGGTGCTGCCGCTCGATCTCGCCTCACTGGATAGCGTCAGGGAATTCGCCGAGGACGTGAAGCGTGAACTTGGCAAAGTCCCGATCGATGTGCTGGTGCTCAACGCGGGGATTCAGTTCCGGGACACGAACCATGTGACCGTCGATGGCTTCGAGACGACCTTCGCGGTCAATCATCTCGCGCACTACCTGCTGGCGCGGCTGCTCCTGCCCAGCCTCGCGGAGGGTGGTCGTCTGCTCATTACCACCAGCGACACCCACGACCCGGCGATCATCCCGTTCGGACCGCGGTCGCTGGACCCGGAGCGTCTGGCGCACCCCGAAACGGGCGGATTGTCCGCGGGCTTTCGCGCGTACGCGTCCTCCAAGCTGTGCAACCTGCTGACTGCGCGATCCTTCGCCGCGTCGGATGAGGTCATTCGTCGGCGGATCGATGTGGTCGCATACAACCCCGGCCTTACCCTGGGGACGAATCTGGCGGGGGAGTCGATGTCGGGTCGCGCGATCACGGGGGCGTTCCGGCCGGTGCTGCACTTGCTCTCCACAGTGCGGCCCGCCTTCTATCCAGGGCGCGTCGAAACGGCGGGAAAGGCACTGGCGGATCTTTCGACGGGCGCACTGACACCGCCGCAGGGTCGCCTCTATGCGTCACTTGTCAAGGGGAAATTGACTTTCCCGGACCCGGCGCCGCTGGCACAGGACAACCGCATCGCGGATCAGCTGTGGCGGGAGAGCGCGACCATGGTGGGGCTAGAGCCGGCCTGAACTGACGAAGAAGTCCACGAGTTCGGTGACCGTCGTCTCGATCGAGCGAGGGTCGTAACCCAACTCGGTGCGGGCCTTGGTGATGTTCGCAGTGGGCGAGACGGTCAGCTTGTTGAATGCGGCGCGGCTCAGCGCGTCGTTCTTCAGCAGCTTCCCGATCGGCTCGATGAGCGGAACCGAGGCGTTGAGCAGACCCATCGGCAGCGCGAACAGCGGACCGCGCTTGCCGACATGGCGCGCGGCCAGGCGACACACCTCTAACAGGCTGCCCATGTGGCCGCCGAATAGATAGTTCTCGCCGGTGCGCCCCTTCTCGCCGGCCAGGTATAGCCCGGCCGCGACATCGCGGGCATCGACGAGGTCGTACTTGCTGTTCACCATGGCGGGAAGTCGTCCGCGGGCACTGTCGAACAGCAGCTTGTTGATGCGGGACAGGTTGGGCAGATCCACCGGGCCGTAGACGCCGGTGGGGTTGCCGATGACGGCGTCCAATCCGGACTCGATGACCTCGCGCACGGCAACCTCGCCACCCCACTTGGAGCGCTGGTAGACGGGCAGGTCGGCACCCGTCGAGCGCGGTGAGTTCTCGTCGAGGGTGGCCACACTGTTGGAGTAGGAGTCGATAGAGCTGCAATGCACCATGCGGCGGACGCCGACGGCGAGGGCGGCCTGCGCGACGGTGCGCGCACCCTCGGTGTTGATGCGCCAGCACAGCTCGTCTTCGTGCTTGAGCGTGATGACCGCCACCAGGTGGTAGACGACCTCGACGCCTGCGAGGGCCTTGGTCATCGAGGCTAAGTCGAGAACGTCACCGGAGACCCAGGTCACGGCCTCGCGAGTCTCCGGTGAGCTGGGCGCGGCGCGGTCGATGGCGACCACTTCGTGCCCGTGCTCCACCAGGAGATTGACTAGGTTGGTACCAATGAAGCCGGCGGCTCCGGTGACAGCAGTCTTCATCTTTGTCCCTCGTGTGGCTCGGGTGTCGTGACCGCCGGGCGCTGGCGCGGACGACGGGATCGCCACCAACCTACCTAACGCTCGCTTGGTCGGTCTGGTGACATGTATTGCACCGCACCCCAGCAGGGTGGGGCAAGTATTGCCATACTCGTCGGATGCGCAAACTGGCGGTGGCCGCATCCGTGCTGCTTGTTGCTGGATGTGGAGTGGGCCGGCCACCAGGAGCCGTCGATGGCGAGTACCTCACGGTCGGCACCACGGACCGTGTTTCCACGCTCGATCCCGCGGGCGCCTATGACAATGGCTCCTTTCAGGTCGAGAACCAGGTCTACCCGTTCTTGATGAACTTCACTCCGGGGACCGGCGACCTCAAGCCCGATTTGGCGGCGTCGTGCGGATTCAAGAACCCCACGCTCTATAGCTGCACGCTCAAGCCCAACACGGTATTCGCCAACGGGCACAAACTGACCTCATCGGA is a window from the Mycobacteroides salmoniphilum genome containing:
- a CDS encoding NAD-dependent epimerase/dehydratase family protein, translated to MKTAVTGAAGFIGTNLVNLLVEHGHEVVAIDRAAPSSPETREAVTWVSGDVLDLASMTKALAGVEVVYHLVAVITLKHEDELCWRINTEGARTVAQAALAVGVRRMVHCSSIDSYSNSVATLDENSPRSTGADLPVYQRSKWGGEVAVREVIESGLDAVIGNPTGVYGPVDLPNLSRINKLLFDSARGRLPAMVNSKYDLVDARDVAAGLYLAGEKGRTGENYLFGGHMGSLLEVCRLAARHVGKRGPLFALPMGLLNASVPLIEPIGKLLKNDALSRAAFNKLTVSPTANITKARTELGYDPRSIETTVTELVDFFVSSGRL
- a CDS encoding AraC family transcriptional regulator, which codes for MEQLSIPPRWGTLVAELAQRQGMDAAKMLMNVQVSPRFLAGEPAMVGPEQIRTVIRETLARTADLSFGSSPEPIPPETLQLLMFSLATSETVGAAFARWVVFRDAMPLVPNMTVARSGDLATVAIEVSTLRLPDATVTEWILAAVVRMWSWLTMRSIHLDRICLPQARAAGRSNRSNILKAPIEFDSGSAAIILDAKLLDAPVLRTEEEITSLLENPEQIWFNVHSDRQQLPERVERIVASSIGQGIPTVRDIATALNMTPSALQRSLRSEFGTSVREIRDTALRAEAIRSLEGGMESLSDLSIRLGFSELSAFTRAFRRWTGASPAQYRNGARSVK
- a CDS encoding MarR family winged helix-turn-helix transcriptional regulator, which gives rise to MSSTTTRELLFALLKSSKALTQWARSNIPTDGGMTVPRATVLLGLSTRTEPAGMSELGEYLGMSPRNMTVLIDGLERESLVQRVPHERDRRITCVEITDAGRKIAKTELGPSELVSAALFDDLPVREQVELLRLLTKVAEALRARGIDVPQYRGS
- a CDS encoding SDR family NAD(P)-dependent oxidoreductase — encoded protein: MSESTPQHTVVMTGATAGLGAHAAKLLAEHSNTRLIVGARGTGRDVPGAQVLPLDLASLDSVREFAEDVKRELGKVPIDVLVLNAGIQFRDTNHVTVDGFETTFAVNHLAHYLLARLLLPSLAEGGRLLITTSDTHDPAIIPFGPRSLDPERLAHPETGGLSAGFRAYASSKLCNLLTARSFAASDEVIRRRIDVVAYNPGLTLGTNLAGESMSGRAITGAFRPVLHLLSTVRPAFYPGRVETAGKALADLSTGALTPPQGRLYASLVKGKLTFPDPAPLAQDNRIADQLWRESATMVGLEPA